A window from Mogibacterium neglectum encodes these proteins:
- a CDS encoding GatB/YqeY domain-containing protein, which yields MSLKEQLMADYKTAMKEHDVTTKETVNLVRAAIKQHEVDQKVALEDDADIVPIIKKQLKMRRDALADFEKAGRTDLLDGYKREIEVLERYLPEEMSEEEILDAIKKIADETGIERNMKSMGTMMKTAMAKLHGKADGSLVSKMVKEYLSK from the coding sequence GTGAGTTTGAAAGAACAGTTGATGGCTGATTATAAGACAGCTATGAAGGAACACGACGTCACCACCAAGGAGACCGTCAACCTCGTTAGAGCCGCTATTAAGCAGCACGAAGTAGATCAGAAGGTCGCACTTGAGGATGACGCTGACATCGTTCCAATCATCAAGAAGCAGCTCAAGATGCGTAGAGATGCGCTAGCTGATTTTGAGAAGGCTGGAAGGACAGACTTGTTAGATGGTTATAAAAGAGAGATTGAGGTTCTCGAGAGATATCTCCCAGAGGAGATGTCCGAAGAGGAAATCCTTGATGCTATCAAAAAGATTGCTGACGAGACTGGAATCGAACGCAATATGAAGAGCATGGGCACCATGATGAAGACTGCTATGGCTAAGCTACACGGTAAGGCTGATGGCTCTCTCGTGTCTAAGATGGTTAAGGAATACCTCAGCAAATAA
- the rpsU gene encoding 30S ribosomal protein S21 has translation MAQVTVRENESLESALKRFKRSCARDGVMSELRKREHYEKPSVKRKKKSEAARKKARKF, from the coding sequence ATGGCACAGGTTACCGTTAGAGAAAACGAGAGCTTGGAGAGCGCGCTTAAGAGATTTAAGAGATCTTGTGCACGTGATGGAGTGATGTCCGAACTCAGAAAGAGAGAGCATTACGAGAAGCCAAGCGTAAAGCGTAAGAAGAAGTCTGAAGCTGCTAGAAAGAAGGCAAGAAAGTTTTAA
- a CDS encoding PhoH family protein has product MDNSKDIVRFEIPEDINREQLFGTLDANIKQVEKATGTSIVMRDDGLFIKGTENLRAANIINRMVENLRVEPEIDARRVNYLIDMEYRGESFDAREQTSDVICYTYRGKPLRPKTKGQKRYVDIIRKNDMVFGIGPAGTGKTYLACALAANALKNKEVERVILARPAVEAGESLGFLPGDLQDKVDPYLRPLYDAIFEIIGQETAARLKETGVIEVVPLAYMRGRTLDNSFIILDEAQNTTREQMKMFLTRMGFNSKVVVTGDITQIDLPKGSGSGLVEARRVLSDVEGVEFSYLTEVDVVRHDLVKKIIKAYSDYEDSNNSNANVRRGGSKR; this is encoded by the coding sequence ATGGATAACAGTAAAGATATAGTTAGATTTGAGATTCCAGAGGACATTAATAGAGAGCAGCTTTTTGGCACCCTTGATGCTAATATCAAGCAGGTCGAAAAGGCTACGGGCACGTCAATCGTAATGCGAGATGACGGGCTTTTTATTAAAGGAACGGAGAACCTGAGAGCTGCAAATATAATAAATAGGATGGTTGAAAACTTACGAGTTGAGCCAGAAATCGATGCGCGCAGAGTTAACTATTTAATCGATATGGAATATAGGGGCGAAAGCTTTGATGCAAGAGAGCAGACAAGTGATGTAATCTGCTATACATATAGGGGGAAGCCACTAAGACCAAAAACAAAAGGTCAGAAACGATACGTCGATATTATTCGTAAGAATGACATGGTATTTGGAATAGGTCCAGCAGGAACAGGTAAGACGTACCTAGCCTGCGCATTGGCTGCTAATGCCCTTAAGAACAAGGAGGTTGAGAGAGTCATACTGGCTAGGCCGGCTGTAGAGGCGGGCGAAAGCCTAGGCTTCTTGCCAGGGGATCTCCAAGATAAGGTTGATCCGTATCTAAGACCTCTATACGATGCAATATTTGAGATTATAGGACAAGAGACAGCAGCAAGGCTTAAGGAGACTGGAGTTATAGAAGTTGTACCGTTAGCTTACATGAGAGGCCGTACACTCGACAATTCATTTATCATACTTGATGAAGCGCAGAATACAACGCGTGAACAGATGAAGATGTTTCTTACTAGAATGGGCTTTAATTCTAAAGTCGTTGTAACAGGTGACATCACGCAGATAGATCTTCCGAAAGGGTCAGGGTCTGGACTTGTCGAAGCGAGGAGAGTTCTCAGCGATGTAGAGGGTGTAGAATTCAGCTATTTGACAGAGGTTGACGTAGTGAGACACGATTTGGTTAAGAAGATAATCAAGGCATATAGCGATTATGAGGACTCAAATAATTCTAATGCAAATGTCAGACGTGGTGGGAGTAAGCGATGA